GATAACCTCCTGCCAGACCATGCTCACAGGCAAGCTGGAGGAGGTGAAGATAGATGTGGGGCTACTCAGGCAAGATATGCAGGCCCTGAGGGAGAGGGTTACCCATGCTGAAGGTAGGATTTCCACTATAGAGGACACCCTGGCACCTGTACCTGCCTCATTGACTGATATGACTTCGCAGTTGGATTTATACCGGCAAACGGCAGATGATCTTGAAAACAGGCTGAGAAGAAATAATATACATATGATTGGGTTGCCAGAACTATCTGAGGGCACTACCCCAGGGGCCTTTGTGGAGTGGTGGTTTAAGGACTCCTTCTCTGATGCGGCATTCTCTATTGCCTTCACTGTGGAGAGGGCACACTGtgtccctgcaaaaaaaaaactcctggggCCCCCCCACGGCCCTTGCTTGTCCGCATTCCTAACTGTAATGACGTGATTTCGTCCTATGGATGGCACGGAGAGCTCCTGACCTGAAATACAACAATGCCAAGGTTTCCATCTTTCCCCACTTCTCCGCAGATTTGCAACGTCGGAGGGCTACCTTTGTGGAAGTGAAAAAGAAGCTGAGAGATCTTGAGATCGCCTACTCTATGGCCTATCCGGCTAGATTGCATGTTGTGGATGGTGACCGTACCCTATTCTTCAATGATCCAGGAGAAGCTGCTGATTGGGTGCACCAAAAGCGGGGATCCCCTCGCCACTGAAGTCTTCTGAAGATGTTGCTCCATCTGTCTTCCCAGGACTCCTGAACCAGTAGTGCTCCTGAGTATTCCTCCCCCCTTTCTTTCCCTTTTCTCTTTTGTCCCTTTCTCTCTCTGGTGTGCTGTAATCCCTCCTTTTACGCTCTGGTCACACATACCTCTCTTGAGGCCCGCACTATCTCCGATCATTCCCCTTTACTGGTGGAAATATCGTTGTCCCAGGTGACCTATGTTCGTAGGTGGAAAGTGCATCCTTTTTGGTTACAGTTAATTGGCCCACATGTTAGGATACCTGACCAGCTTCAAACCTTCCTAGCCATTAATCAACCCTCGGGGGCTGCTGACCTCTTGTGGGAAACGCTTAAAGCTTATCTCTGTGGCTGCTTGAAATCCACCATTTCCTATAATAAGAGGGAGACTGCTCTTTCTTCTGAGACTGGACAGGTATTGCTAGATAATTTGTTGATTGCTCAGCTCTTTCTCAATTATATTCCTCCCTATATGCCTCTCAGGTGCGGTACTCCCCTGGGGATTTGTTCTCGTTTTTTGGCACTATTCAGTTACCGGTGTTGGCCGCTGACTCTGTCTCCCTCTTGGACTCTCCTATCACAGTTGAAGAGATATCTGATGCTATTGGTGATATGCAGAGGGGTAAGGCGCCCAGCCCCGATGGCCTGCCCGGTAAATCAACCTCTGAGAACATCCTGAGGGTCCAGGTCGCatcaaaattggggggggggcactggatAAGGACTGGGCCTTGGCCTCTCTTGATGCAGCCAAGGCCTTCGATTCCGTAGAATGGGTATACCTTGCGGAGGTCCTGGCTCGTTATGGCTTTGATAAAATGGATGTCTATCATATATTCCTCTCCTCGGGCCCGGGTACTTGTTAATGGTCTCCTTTCGGAATAGTTTGGGTAGGGGGACTCGTCAGGAGTATCCACTGTCGCCACTCCTTTTTGCGGTGGCGGTGAAGCCCTTGGCCCTTCTCCTTGGTCAGGACCTGCTCTATTCTGGCATCACTATAGATGGGAGGAAAGACCGCTTCGGTCAATACGCAGATGATATGGTTCTGTTTATGCCCCGGCCTAGTGAAACACTCCCTTATGCAATCTCTGTGATAGATTGGTTTGGGGATTTTTCCGGCCTCCGCATTAACTGGGCGAAATCTGCTTACATGCCTCTCTGGCAGCGACCTGGTCCCTCCACTCTCTGTGGTCTGACTGTAGTCTCCCAGTTTAAATACCTGGGCATTGTCATGCATAGAGACCCTCTTCCTGATCTCCCGGTTAATGTTTTGCCTCTTCTGACTTATGTTAAATCTAAGTTCCACGTATGGGGGGCCCTCCCTTTGGCAATCCCTGGTAGAATAAACTTGGTGAAGATGATTGTACTCCCCAAACTGCTTTATATTCTTGAATAATCCTCTAATCCTGTCCCTATGACCTTTTTTAAATCCATAGATTCTCTCCTTCCATCTTTCATCTGAGGATCCGGTAGGTCCAAACTTAAACTTTCCACCCTACAGCGTCCTAAGGATTTGGGAGGGACTGCACTCCTTGATTTTAAGGCATATTATTTAGCGGGACAACTGCACTACCTTCGGCATTGGGTCTCTTCGGATTCCCAATCGACCGTGGAACTTCACCTTGCTTCCTTCTTAGGGCTCACTTCCATGTGCTCCTTTTTGGAGGGGACCCCCCACACACGCAAACTCCTTCTCTTACACAAGTTAGCATTGCAAGTATGGCGCCAGGCACAAACAATAACCTCCTTCACTGACATTAAGGCTGACCTTCCCCTCTGGCACAATCATCACTTCCCCCACCTGACAGATGCCCTGGCCCCTCCTTTTTGGATAACACATGGGGTGGCCCAAGTGGGTGACCTGTATCAGCACAATGTCTTGAAAGCATTTACTCAGATCCAAACTGACTATGGGAATCCCCGTGAGGCCTTTTATAGATATCTACAGCTACGGCATGCTTTGACCGCCCAATTGCCCTCCCCGAGACCGCCCATTTCTACATATCCTCTCATTGGCATTCTACGGTCCCAGGGACCGTGAGGATTAATTTCTGTACTTTACACACACCTCACCAGGGCTAAAACTGCAAATGTCACTGACTCAGCGGAGGCTTATTGGAAGGCGTGCATCCCTTCAATTGCTACGGAGGATTGGTCGGAGGTTTTATCCTCTCATTTAGCAGTTTCTTCAACTGCTAATAACAAATTAATTCAACTTTATATAATTCATCATTGTTATCTTACTCTGGTACGCTTACACAGAATGGGATGGATGCCTTCCGATGCATGCCACAGATGTCATTCACCTAGAGCTGACTTCTGGCACATGATGTGGATATGTCCCCTCTTACAGGCATACTGGCGAGACATTATAGATTTGTTGtcctctctcatctctatccCAGTCCCCACAGATCCTCTGATTTGTTTGTTTGGTCTGCTCCCTGAAGAATCTTGGCAACACCACATGAGAATTTTTCTACGGGAGGTCTTGTTTTTAGCCAGGAGGGCAGTAGCTCTGTGCTGGATGGACCCCCATCCACCTTCTCTCTCACAATGGAAGAGATTGGTTAATGCCATTCTTCCCTATGAACAACTAGTTTTCAAAAATAGGAAATGCCCTGACAAATTCCTCAAGGTGTGGGGTGTCTGGTGTGGCTCTCCTCTCCATAGATACTTGCCCTCTGCTTTTACTTCCTTGCTGTCCTCTGGTGCTCTTGGCTCTCCCTTCTAACTCCCTCTTTTTCTTTGCTCCTTTCATATCTTCCTATCCCCTCTGTGATTATGCTTCTTTCCTTCATCCTTGTTCTCTCTTACCGTTGGGTATTTGCGGAATTTGGTATTCCCTCCCGTTCTCTCTGCTCCCGCTGTAGATGGTCTATGATTCAGGTCCCTAGATATGTACCTTTACAATATGCGGCAGTGCTTTAAGTTTTGTTTAGAGTTATTTGGTTgggttattccatgataatgCTGCTCTACACAGTTGGTATTGTATGTCTTTATGATCCTATGTGATTGCAATTTCTTTTCTATACTGTTATTTTGTCATTATTAAAACTTCAATAAAACGAGTTTAAAAAGAGAGAGACAGATCATAGCAATGCGTTTCCTACACTATACAGTATTTGACATATATATTACTTTATATCTATTTGTACACTTATTGGTTAATATGTTATGACTTATTATTGCATATATATTATTGATTTTAGTACACATTTGTTAAAGTGCTTTTTGGTCCTTATTGATCACTTCTATTGATGAAGAACAAAGGTAACTTAGAGTCGGGTATTTATCTTGCTGGGTGTGACTGTGTCCTGGATAGTATTGTAAAGTATTATGTAACTAACAATGCTGacggtatatatctatatataagatatacataTCTTATCATTGCCTGTGAtaccacatcctagtgaagtggagtcacagacaatgaatatgtaaattgagccggtGAAGCCCCGCCTCCTGAGCGTAATTCActaaatttagcagaggatcttctgggggacagatCTCAatacctactggacatatttaagtaagtaatGCCTCGTTAAACTGCTGTTCACCCAcaatataacccagtgtattgggtttagtgtgggtgaacagactgacagttttcctttaaccccttggggacggagggtttttccgtttttgcactttcgtttttttcctccttacctttaaaaatcataaccctttaaattttgcacctaaaaatccacatcatggcttattttttgcacccccaattctactttgtaataacatcagtcattttcccaaaaaatctacggcgaaacaaaaaaaaaaaatcattgtgcgacaaaatttaagaaaaaatgcattttgtaactttgggggcttccgtttctctgCAATATATTTTTCgtaaaaatggcaccttctctttattctgtatgtccatatgattaaaaggataccctacttatttaggtttgattttgtcatacttctggaaaaatcataactatacgtttaaaattgtcatcttctgacccctataacttttagatttttccgcgtacggggcagtatggaGCTCATTAccaattttgtattgatcggacttgttgatcgctttttactcattttttcatgatataaagtgaccaaaaatatactattttggactttgaattttttttgggcacgtacgccattgaccgtgcggtaataatataattttatgatttccgcacgtggtgatttacacagttttttattttttttttattttttaatggaaaaaggggggtgattcaaacttttattagggaaggggttagatgattttttttttttcacttttttttttgtaatgttatagctcccataggggactataacactgcacacacggatcttttacattgatcaatggtttctcataggaaaccattgatcaatgattctgccgcttgactgttcatgcctcgatctcaggcattgagtagtcattcggcgatcggacaccatgaggcaggtaaggggaccatcctCGTGTCCTACAACTGTTCAAATGCTGCAATTTAACcgtggcaatcccgaacagccccctgagctaactggcaacagtttagtttcactttagaaaggGTTAATAGGGTTAAAAGGgtcgaaagggttaatagcatgcagcaccgcgatcagtgcggcacgatattagccacgggtcccggccattgttagaggccgggcccgacccactatgatgcgtggccccgcgttatagaaaaatACGCCCTTCGACCCCAACAAGTTAAGCCCTTTTAATGAACAAACTGTCTTATGTCACAGTAAATGTTTCACATTATGACCctggcggtcggacccccagcgttcagacacttattccctattacTTAATgcattaagggtgtattcacaatgaagatttgaagctgcagatttaattCTGCAGaattcagtgtaaactaaatgactgaacacagcttcaaatcctgtgcaacaAATCCTGAGCATTAAATATGTGTaggatactgtaagtgtgaatacactcctaataataattattttagaATGGGAtgtttaaagagtacttgtcaccaaatgaaacttttaatatagtgttccttgtgtaattagcaaacACTtatccattcacttgcttttaaaattatcaacatacattttttttaaatgtaatagaaaaaacagccacAAGTTggcgctgttctgttccctgctgtaattaatacagtgagtttggtctcctccctgcctggaaggagaccaaactcaggaagtgtttctctgcactgagcatgattgacagctgcacagaacctcactgaaagctgcacagagcctaactgaaagctgcacagagcctcactgaaagctgcacagagcctcactgaaacatgcacagagcctcactgaaacatgcacagagcctcactaaaagaggcaaagagcctcactgaaagctgcacagagcttgaggtcttcgaTTCattacagcactgcaaccatctgagggcggaagtggtcccccagcaggcatcagtgatgtcatgcctgctcaGAAACGCCTACCTTCTCCTGctaggagattgcactatgtgagcaagaagaaaggtaagatacagagctttttaaagctataatatattttttaagggttgttacaagtagttagggaacatagcctgagttattttagaaaagtttatttggtgacaggtactttttaacaagCTCATATAGTTGTTGTGGTTTGATGTATCGAGAAGTGAAAAAACGCTGATAATAGATATATAAATGGCCACACTATGTACCACACCGCACAATGATGTCTTGTAAGACTCTGGCCTTTACCCCTATCTCCCTATAAaaccaaaagattttttttatctgcAAGGGTTGGCTTTGTAGTGCTTCTTATCACTAGTAGCTATTACATTGTGGTCAGCATGGCCATTGCTCTGCATGACAAATGTTAATGTTTGAACGGAGTTATATAGGCGGCGATGACATCACTCTGATAAATAAATCAATTTAAGCTCCAGGTCTGCTCCGGCTCTCCTGCATTTCTTTTACACTTGCTTTGTAGCTAAGGAGCTTTCCCCAGAATGTCTTTCGCTGGAACCTATGAGCTGCAGTCCCATGAAAATTTTGAGACTTTCATGAAAGCCATTGGTAAGTGACAAGGACATTGGATGAAATGGAGAAGTGCAATGGGATTTAGAGGTGGAGAGGTTGGtcaataagggtacgttcacacgtgcgtatttctgctgcagatctgctgcttatttgctgctgcagattttgctgcccattgacttcaatgggcagcaaaatctgctgatgcagatctgcagcaaatctgcagcagaaaatatgcacgtgtgaacgcacgtacgatagattgatagataaaagatagatatgagatagatatacttaaaagggtacttttattaaaaagtatttacccttccagtacttttaatcagctgtatgctacagaggtaattcttttctttttcaatttcttttttgtcttgtcttttgtgctctctactgacacctgatgcccttatcaggaactgtccagagcagcatatgtttgctatggggattttctcctgctctggacagttcctgatacggacatcaggtgtcagcagagagcactgtggacaagaaaaaaaagaaattcaaaaagaaaataatttcctctgtagcatacagcttcttaaaagtactggaagggcaaagattttttactagcagtaattttcaaatctgtttaattttctggcacctgaTACTCATGATGTGATGATCTATATAGAGCTCCACTGTCATCCCACCATATATGTTGTCTGAGGGCTTCAGTGAGTATATGATTATCTTACTTGAATGACCCTCTAGGAAGTATAGATACCCTAAAAGTTACCTTGTGAGTCTATGgcagttttcccaaccagggcgccttgagctgttgcaaaactacaactccagcaaggctgtccgggtaagctgggagtagtagttttgcaacagctggaggcacccttgttgggaaacactggtctatggagaCTCTTTCAGACCTCCTAACACATACGGCACCAACCATATTTCTTCTATTTTGGAAAGTAAGGATACTTGGTTGGAGTTTACATGAATCCCTATGTATGCCTACAATATGTTCTCTCTTGGGCTCAGCAAGAACATGATAAAGGAGTCCAGAAATTCCTTGAAGGTTTCCTGGGACCTTGTGGAGCCTTTGGATTGATTTTTAATGTTCTTGGTTTCAGGTCTTCCGGATGATTTAATTCAGATTGGAAAAGATATCAAGAGTGTAACCCAGATCGAGCAGAATGGAAATCACTTTGTGGTGACGGTGACTACGGGCCCCAAGGTCCTGCGTAATGAATTCAACATCGGGGAAGAGACAGAACTTGAAACCCTTACGGAAGAGAAAATCAGGGTAAGGAGATCATTGCCTTGAAGGAGGATTTGGTCTTCAATGGGTTGTCCAAGAGTCCAATAACAGAGTCacatctgtccacaggttgtgtgatgTATTCCATAGCTCATCTCCGTTCACTTCAGTGGAGCTGAGattcaataccagacacaacccatgagtagctatcccgtcctcctatcctgacctcatattctgacatcatatcccgtccacatatcctgacctcatattctgacaTCATAtcctatacacacatactgttctcatattccgtcctcatatcctgacctcatatcctaaccCTTATATTCtcacatcatatcccgtcctcatatcctgacctcatattctgacaTCATAtcctatacacacatactgttctcatattccgtcctcatattctgataTCATATCTTATACCCACATCATgtacttatatcccatcctcatttcctgacctcatatcctatcctcatatcccatcctcatatcccgacctcatatcccatcctcatatcccgaccacatatcccatcctcatatcccgaccacatatcccatcctcatatcccgaccacatatcccatcctcatatcccatcctcatattccgacctcatatcccatcctcatatcccgtcctcatatcccgtccacatatcccatcctcatatcccgtcctcatatcccgtccacatatcccatcctcatatcctgacctcatattctgatATCATATCCTCTacccacatcctgtcctcatatcccatcctcatatcctgaactcatatcccatccacatatcccatgctcatatcacgacttcatatcccgtcctcgcatcccgacctcataccctTTCGTCATAGCCTGTCCTcagatcctgttctcatatcccatcccctgtACTAGCAATTCTCACCACATGCTTGCCGGACAGTCAGCAGAATGTTTaaagtcctgggcaatctctgcagcctaaGAGTAAcgtgatcaggagatgtaccgTAAGGCCCATAGTCTTGTAAGTGTTGTTCAGTAAAACTAGCTTAAACTATACAATATTTAACTCTACCatattttagttgacatataatgtAAGTAACTGTTTAATAAGTTTTATCAAACTATCTCCAGCCATtttgaagttatgctggaacatacacgcaaacatacacacatacacacatacatacatatatacatatatatatatatatatatatatatatatatacatacacacaaacatacacacaaacatacatacaaacatacatacatacacacaaacatacatacatacacacaaacatacatatatacatacacacaaacatacatacatacacacaaacatacatacatacacacaaacatacatacatacatacacacatacacacaaacatacatacatacatacacataaacatacacacaaacatacatatatacatacacacaaacatacacacaaacatacacacaaacatacatacatacatacatacacacatacacacatacaaacacacatacatacatacatacacacaaacatacacacaaacatacatacacacaaacatacatacacacaaacatacacacaaacatacatacatacatacatacacacaaacatacatacatacacacatacatacatacacacatacatacacacatacatacatgcacacatacatacatacatacacacaaacatacatatatacatacacacaaacatacacacaaacatacacacaaacatacatacacacatacatacatacacacaaacatacatacatacatacttacaaacatacatacatacatacacacatacatacacacatacatacacacatacatacatgcacacatacatacatacatacatacacacaaacatacatatatacatacacacaaacatacacacaaacatacatacaaacatacatacacacatgcatacatacacacaaacatacatacatacatacatacatacacacatacatacatacatacacacaaacatacatatatacatacatacatacatacacacaaacatacatacatacatacatacacacatacatacatacacacacacaaacatacatatatacatacacacatacatacacacaaacatacatacatacatgctgagttttatacatatatagattGTATGTAAGTCATCACTTGGTCACTTCTTTTGTATCTAATAATTAATTTATAGCTGTCCCGTAAAATATCCAAAAGGGGTTACGCCAAAATCCCAAATCCTGTGCTCCCCATTCACGCTGAGTTAGTTTGGCAACATGGTAAAGTGTTCACTTTATGTAATAGTAGAAACAGAGTCCCAGCTCTCTCCCTCAAAGCCCGAAGCGCCCGGACTGGAGTGGGCTACGCCTGATGTATGTAGTAAGAAGAAATGGAATGACCAGCGCAGACAGATCGGATCAGAGCAGTTTATTGTAAAATGTACCTCAGTACAAGGACATAGTGGACACAGGTGCCACGTTTCAGCCCAACTAATGGGCCTTAGTCCTATTAGGTAGGACTGAGGCCCATTTGGTGGGCCAAAACGCGGCACCTGTGTCCACTATGTCCTTGTACTGAGGTACATTTTACAATAAATTGCTCTGATCCGATCTATCAGCGCTGGACATTCAATTTCTTCTAAGTGTTCACTCTATATCACCAATATCATCATATAAGCCAGGTTTGCCCAGAGTTTTTCATTTTCTGTACTTTCCTGTAAAGAACCCCAAAGGTCATCTCTTAAAGGAATTGTCcagaataacaaaaaaaagttgctgctttttttcccaaaaaactgCCCCACACCCATGCTTggattgtgtctggtattgcatctgagtgagctgtaataccacacgtgACAGATGTGGCGCTGTGAAGTACCATTTCTTTTCGGGTCACGTTGTCCCTATATGAGTCTTATCTGATGGGTGTGACTTCTGGCTGACACTTTTGTTCCTTCTAGAGCACGGTTAATATTGTGGACGGCAAGCTGGTTGTGAAACTGAAGTCCGTCACTTCCGTCACAGAACTTTCAGGGGATCTCCTCATCAATGTAAGGTTTTTTTTATCTACAGATCAAAGATGAATAATTTTGTAATggaatatttatacaaaatgcgtAAATCACATATATGACAGAAGGTGCTAAACTACTGCCAGTGTCAGCATCAGTGCTCCACTGGTGCACTGTAGCAGCCGGGTAGTATGGCTGGGCCACTGGGGGCAGTATATCTGTGGGGGCCGCCTACCTACTACTATAAATGGGGGCATAGaggagggggcctacagctatatgggGGTACAGAAGAGGCCTATAACAATATATattgcacatacatacatacatacatacacacacacacatatatatatatgtatatattaaagtatattatagcagtattatagtagttatattcttgtacataggagtccAGGGTAAGAAAatcacatctgcactcacctgttGTAATATTCCTTCATTTCATCATCAAAGTAAAAGGGTACAAGCCGGCCTTGGTGGGATCGGGAAAAGAAAACACACAGCCTCAGCTGTTGCGTTTTCTTTTCCCGATCCCACCAAGGCCGGCTTGTACCTTTTTACTTTGATGATGAAATGAAGGAATATTACtacaggtgagtgcagatgtgatTTTCTTACCCTGGATTCTATTTGGATATCTGTCTGCTCTTCACACATCTGGCACCCCTGTTCTCCGGACGCTGCCTTTCCTTTCTGTGACCATCGTTACCTGCTACCTATACTGAATAG
Above is a genomic segment from Hyla sarda isolate aHylSar1 chromosome 1, aHylSar1.hap1, whole genome shotgun sequence containing:
- the LOC130338813 gene encoding fatty acid-binding protein 1, liver-like isoform X2 encodes the protein MTLTQQCGRGQASLPDDLIQIGKDIKSVTQIEQNGNHFVVTVTTGPKVLRNEFNIGEETELETLTEEKIRSTVNIVDGKLVVKLKSVTSVTELSGDLLINVMTVKDIVYKRVSKKVA
- the LOC130338813 gene encoding fatty acid-binding protein 1, liver-like isoform X1, which codes for MSFAGTYELQSHENFETFMKAIGLPDDLIQIGKDIKSVTQIEQNGNHFVVTVTTGPKVLRNEFNIGEETELETLTEEKIRSTVNIVDGKLVVKLKSVTSVTELSGDLLINVMTVKDIVYKRVSKKVA